In one window of Tenacibaculum mesophilum DNA:
- a CDS encoding membrane or secreted protein produces the protein MKLIFVTIGLLALAFAGIAIKIWAKKDGEFAGTCASQNPMLNESGEACGFCGKTPDQFDTCSEPQHNY, from the coding sequence ATGAAATTAATTTTTGTTACCATAGGATTATTAGCGTTAGCATTTGCTGGAATTGCCATTAAAATTTGGGCAAAAAAAGACGGAGAGTTTGCTGGTACTTGTGCTAGCCAAAACCCGATGTTAAATGAGAGTGGTGAAGCTTGTGGATTTTGTGGTAAAACTCCAGACCAGTTTGATACTTGTAGTGAACCTCAACATAATTATTAA
- a CDS encoding RNA polymerase sigma factor, whose protein sequence is MDINQEKVFHHIQQAKKGNQISFNYLLDTFWGSVYAFQLKKTKNDNDAEDITIQTFSKAFDRIETFDENYQFKTWLITISKNVYIDSLRKKKSTIYTQTTEEQEKEVYAVVDDAPSPEDKIITEQNLAKLLKDIKKLKPKYQDVINLRYFQELSYKEISEQIGEPINNVKVKLLRAKKLLAEIIKKS, encoded by the coding sequence TTGGACATAAATCAGGAAAAAGTATTTCACCACATTCAACAAGCTAAAAAAGGAAATCAAATATCTTTTAATTATTTATTAGATACTTTCTGGGGGAGCGTGTATGCTTTTCAGCTGAAAAAAACCAAAAATGATAATGATGCTGAAGATATTACTATTCAGACTTTTTCTAAGGCCTTTGATAGAATTGAAACTTTTGATGAAAACTATCAATTCAAAACTTGGTTAATTACAATTTCAAAAAACGTATACATCGATTCTCTTCGAAAGAAAAAATCTACCATATATACACAAACAACTGAAGAACAAGAAAAAGAAGTGTATGCTGTTGTTGATGACGCTCCTTCTCCTGAAGACAAAATTATTACTGAACAAAACTTAGCGAAACTTCTAAAAGACATTAAAAAATTAAAACCAAAATATCAAGATGTCATCAACCTTCGGTATTTTCAAGAATTAAGTTATAAAGAAATTTCTGAGCAAATTGGGGAACCGATAAATAATGTAAAAGTAAAATTATTACGTGCAAAAAAATTATTAGCTGAAATAATAAAGAAATCATAA
- a CDS encoding Nramp family divalent metal transporter, whose product MKKSLLNLLGPGLLFAGAAIGVSHLVQSTRAGADFGFGLLWALLLVHIIKYPFFQFGPRYATATGETLLDGYKKLGKGVLISYFILNIATMFTIQAAVTIVTASLASNIFGISLDLVAWSVLIMFISIVLLGIGKYKFLDNLMKYIIAILTISTIIAVNIALFKTDKGFSFQQIIPSGTAQVTFLIAFLGWMPAPLDISIWHSLWSVEKDKTTFVKIKPKQAIFDFNVGYIGALFLGVCFVMLGALVMHQSGESFSSKGTIFASQLINLYTKNLGEFSSVFIGIAAFTTMFSTTITTLDASPRAMEKSSFLLFPRTTRTIKLGYWFWLLLLTLGTSVILYCFLSDMVFLVRIATVLSFLTAPFYAILNYILITGKHTPKKYRPNIGLRILSLIGIVFLFGFSIWFLLSL is encoded by the coding sequence ATGAAAAAATCTCTCTTAAACCTATTAGGCCCTGGACTATTATTTGCTGGTGCTGCCATAGGTGTTTCCCATTTAGTACAATCAACTAGAGCTGGTGCCGATTTTGGCTTTGGTTTACTATGGGCTTTACTCCTAGTACACATTATCAAATATCCTTTTTTTCAATTTGGCCCTCGATATGCTACAGCAACAGGCGAAACGCTTTTAGATGGTTATAAAAAACTTGGTAAAGGAGTTTTAATCAGCTATTTCATATTAAATATTGCAACTATGTTTACCATTCAAGCTGCAGTAACTATTGTTACAGCCAGTTTAGCTTCTAATATTTTTGGTATTTCACTTGATTTAGTAGCGTGGTCTGTATTAATTATGTTCATTAGTATTGTTTTACTAGGCATAGGGAAATACAAATTTTTAGATAACTTAATGAAGTATATTATTGCTATTTTAACCATTAGCACTATAATAGCCGTAAACATTGCCCTATTTAAAACTGACAAGGGTTTTAGCTTTCAACAAATAATACCTAGCGGAACAGCTCAAGTAACCTTTTTAATTGCTTTCTTAGGATGGATGCCCGCTCCGTTGGATATTTCTATTTGGCATTCTTTATGGTCGGTAGAAAAAGACAAAACTACTTTTGTAAAAATAAAGCCTAAACAAGCCATTTTTGATTTTAATGTTGGCTATATTGGAGCCTTATTTTTAGGAGTTTGTTTCGTTATGTTAGGTGCTTTAGTTATGCATCAATCAGGAGAATCATTCTCTAGTAAAGGAACTATTTTTGCTTCTCAACTAATCAATTTATACACAAAAAACTTAGGAGAATTTTCTTCTGTATTTATTGGTATTGCAGCTTTTACAACTATGTTTAGTACTACCATTACAACATTAGATGCTTCACCAAGAGCTATGGAAAAATCTTCTTTTTTACTTTTTCCGAGAACAACAAGAACAATAAAATTAGGCTACTGGTTTTGGTTACTACTGTTAACGCTTGGAACCTCTGTTATTTTATATTGTTTTTTAAGTGATATGGTATTTCTTGTACGAATAGCCACAGTTTTATCTTTTTTAACAGCTCCGTTTTATGCTATTCTCAACTATATCTTAATTACTGGTAAGCATACGCCAAAAAAGTACAGACCAAATATTGGTTTACGCATTTTGAGTCTTATAGGTATTGTTTTTTTGTTCGGATTTAGTATTTGGTTTTTACTTAGTTTATAA
- the lipA gene encoding lipoyl synthase yields MANETVATPERTKKPKWLRVKLPVGKKYTELRGLVDKYKLNTICTSGSCPNMGECWGEGTATFMILGNICTRSCGFCGVKTGRPDTVEWDEPEKVARSIKLMNIKHAVITSVDRDDLKDGGSIIWSETVQAIRRANPNTTLETLIPDFQGNEKLIDRIIEVAPEVVSHNMETVRRLTREVRIQAKYDRSLGVLKYLKENGMRTKSGIMLGLGETEDEVIQTMKDLRNVGLDVITIGQYLQPSKKHLPVKEFITPEQFKKYETLGLEMGFMYVESGALVRSSYKAHKHAS; encoded by the coding sequence ATGGCAAACGAAACTGTAGCAACACCAGAAAGAACGAAAAAACCAAAATGGTTACGTGTAAAATTACCTGTAGGAAAAAAATACACGGAACTAAGAGGACTTGTTGATAAATATAAATTAAACACTATTTGTACCAGTGGAAGCTGTCCAAACATGGGTGAATGTTGGGGAGAAGGTACTGCTACCTTTATGATTTTAGGTAACATCTGTACACGTTCATGTGGGTTTTGTGGTGTTAAAACTGGACGTCCAGACACCGTTGAATGGGATGAACCTGAAAAAGTAGCTCGTTCTATTAAATTAATGAATATTAAACATGCGGTAATTACCTCTGTTGACCGTGATGATTTAAAAGATGGAGGTTCTATTATTTGGTCTGAAACAGTACAGGCTATTCGTAGAGCTAATCCGAATACTACTTTAGAAACTCTTATTCCTGATTTTCAAGGAAACGAAAAATTAATAGACCGTATTATTGAAGTAGCTCCTGAAGTTGTTTCTCACAATATGGAAACGGTACGTCGCTTAACTCGTGAAGTTCGTATTCAAGCAAAATATGATCGTAGCTTGGGGGTTTTAAAATACCTAAAAGAAAACGGAATGCGTACTAAATCTGGAATTATGCTTGGTTTAGGCGAAACAGAAGATGAAGTAATACAAACCATGAAAGACTTACGTAATGTTGGATTGGATGTTATTACTATCGGTCAATATTTACAACCTAGTAAAAAACACTTACCTGTTAAGGAATTTATAACACCAGAACAATTCAAAAAATACGAAACATTAGGGTTAGAAATGGGCTTTATGTATGTAGAAAGTGGTGCCTTAGTACGTTCATCGTATAAAGCACACAAACACGCTAGCTAA
- a CDS encoding pyridoxal-phosphate dependent enzyme: MKYAKNILETIGNTPLVQLNSVTKEVDALVLAKVETFNPGNSVKDRMALKMIEDAEADGRLKPGGTIIEGTSGNTGMGLALAAIVKGYKCIFVISDKQSKEKMDILRAVGAEVVVCPTNVEPDDPRSYYSVSKRLGEETPNSWYVNQYDNPSNAQAHYEQTGPEIWEQTDGKITHFVVGVGTGGTVSGTAKFLKEKNPNIKIWGVDTYGSVFKKYHETGIFDENEIYPYITEGIGEDILPKNVDFSLIDGFTKVTDKDAAIYTRKIAKEEGIFVGNSAGSAIKGLLQLKDEFKPDDVVVVLFHDHGSRYVGKMFNDDWMRDRGFLDEEITTAEDLIKDHIDKPLVTVQTEELVSHAIERMRAFKISQIPVRDVNGFVGSVDESALLYSYLEDKNIAEKPIKDVMGRTYPTVKKSASIDEVSKLINKENQAVLVDLENGKHHIITKYDIIRAI, encoded by the coding sequence ATGAAGTACGCAAAAAATATATTAGAAACTATTGGTAACACACCTTTAGTTCAATTAAACTCAGTAACAAAAGAAGTAGATGCTTTAGTATTAGCTAAAGTAGAAACGTTTAATCCAGGAAACTCTGTAAAAGACCGTATGGCACTTAAAATGATAGAAGATGCCGAAGCAGATGGTCGTTTAAAACCAGGAGGTACTATTATTGAAGGTACTTCAGGAAATACAGGAATGGGATTAGCATTAGCAGCTATTGTAAAAGGGTACAAATGTATTTTTGTAATTTCAGATAAGCAATCAAAAGAAAAAATGGATATTCTGCGTGCTGTAGGAGCAGAGGTAGTTGTTTGCCCTACGAATGTAGAACCAGATGATCCTCGTTCATATTATTCAGTATCTAAGCGTTTAGGGGAGGAAACTCCAAACTCTTGGTATGTAAATCAATATGACAATCCTTCAAATGCACAAGCACATTATGAACAAACAGGACCAGAAATTTGGGAACAGACCGATGGTAAAATCACACATTTTGTTGTTGGAGTAGGAACAGGAGGAACGGTTTCAGGGACTGCTAAGTTTTTAAAAGAAAAGAATCCAAATATTAAAATTTGGGGAGTAGATACATACGGTTCCGTATTTAAAAAATATCACGAAACTGGTATCTTTGATGAAAATGAAATCTATCCATATATTACGGAAGGAATTGGGGAAGATATTTTACCTAAAAATGTTGATTTTTCTTTAATTGATGGATTTACAAAAGTAACTGACAAAGATGCTGCTATTTACACACGCAAAATAGCTAAGGAAGAAGGGATTTTTGTAGGGAATTCAGCAGGTTCAGCTATTAAAGGATTATTACAGTTAAAAGACGAGTTTAAACCTGATGATGTAGTGGTAGTGTTGTTTCACGATCATGGAAGCCGTTATGTAGGAAAAATGTTTAATGACGATTGGATGCGTGATAGAGGATTCTTAGATGAAGAAATTACTACAGCTGAAGATTTAATTAAAGATCATATAGATAAACCATTAGTAACTGTTCAAACAGAAGAATTAGTATCGCATGCTATCGAAAGAATGCGTGCATTTAAAATATCACAGATTCCTGTAAGAGATGTAAATGGGTTTGTAGGTTCAGTAGATGAATCAGCATTATTATATAGTTATTTAGAAGATAAAAATATAGCAGAAAAGCCTATTAAAGATGTAATGGGAAGAACATATCCTACAGTTAAAAAATCAGCTTCTATTGATGAGGTATCTAAGTTAATTAACAAAGAAAATCAAGCAGTTTTAGTTGATTTAGAAAATGGAAAACACCACATCATTACAAAATATGATATAATTAGAGCTATTTAA
- a CDS encoding ABC transporter permease, giving the protein MNFELFIAKRIIAGKQYKSSISSPIITIATIAIALGVAIMLIAVSITSGFQNKVRDKMTGFKGHIQIVNYDNNNSDVSTVPIDINQEFYPEFKNIDGIKKVQPFANVGGIIRTPTDFEGIIFKGVSADYDFTFFNECLVEGRLPDFTQDRNREILISQSIANRLHFKLNDTIQTWFGAENSSLKFKSRKPIIVGIYNTGFEQFDKIMLLGDLREVQKINRWKDNEIGGFEVLIDDYDMLKEKGDEVYTSIGATLNSITIVNNYPAIFEWLKLLDNNVWFIIGIMVLVAGINMVTALLVLILERVQMVGILKALGSVNWSIRKIFLYNASYLILKGLFWGNLIGLSMLLIQKYTKLISLDPETYYVSTMPVDINFLAILLLNIGTLILCFLMLIVPSYIITKIRPSKSIRFA; this is encoded by the coding sequence TTGAACTTCGAATTATTTATAGCAAAACGAATCATTGCTGGAAAACAGTATAAAAGCAGTATTTCATCACCAATTATTACCATTGCAACCATTGCAATTGCTCTTGGTGTAGCTATTATGTTAATTGCAGTGTCGATTACCTCTGGGTTTCAGAATAAGGTGCGCGATAAAATGACAGGCTTTAAAGGGCATATTCAAATTGTAAATTACGATAATAACAATTCAGATGTTTCAACAGTACCGATTGATATTAACCAAGAGTTTTATCCAGAGTTTAAAAACATTGACGGCATAAAAAAAGTACAACCTTTTGCTAATGTTGGAGGGATAATTAGAACTCCTACTGATTTTGAAGGAATTATTTTTAAAGGAGTTTCGGCTGATTACGATTTTACTTTTTTTAATGAGTGTTTAGTTGAGGGTCGTTTACCAGATTTTACCCAAGATAGAAACCGAGAAATTCTAATTTCTCAATCTATTGCAAACCGATTGCATTTTAAACTAAACGATACCATTCAAACATGGTTTGGAGCAGAAAACAGTAGTTTGAAATTTAAATCAAGAAAGCCAATTATTGTGGGAATATACAATACAGGTTTTGAACAGTTTGATAAGATTATGTTGTTGGGAGACTTAAGAGAGGTTCAAAAAATTAATCGTTGGAAAGACAATGAAATAGGAGGCTTTGAAGTGTTGATTGATGATTATGATATGCTTAAAGAAAAAGGAGATGAAGTGTATACAAGTATTGGAGCAACCTTAAATAGTATTACCATTGTAAATAATTATCCTGCTATTTTTGAGTGGTTAAAACTATTAGATAATAACGTATGGTTTATTATTGGAATCATGGTGTTGGTTGCTGGAATAAACATGGTAACAGCATTGTTGGTTCTTATTCTAGAACGTGTACAAATGGTTGGAATTTTAAAAGCATTGGGAAGTGTAAATTGGAGTATCCGAAAAATATTTTTATACAATGCTTCTTACTTAATTTTAAAAGGATTGTTCTGGGGAAATCTCATCGGACTTAGTATGCTTTTAATTCAAAAATATACGAAGTTAATAAGTCTAGATCCTGAAACTTATTATGTATCGACAATGCCTGTAGATATTAATTTCTTGGCAATTTTATTGTTAAACATAGGTACGCTAATACTTTGCTTTTTAATGTTGATAGTACCTTCATATATCATTACAAAAATTCGCCCTTCAAAATCCATTCGATTTGCTTAG
- a CDS encoding exo-beta-N-acetylmuramidase NamZ family protein: MKLTFNYVFLLFLVFSFQFSSCAQQQKKSTTKEVPIQEQPKTIKTGADRTTAYLPLLKNKNIAIVANQTSVLQVLQRAEVAPNIMGSEMVQHHLVDYLHSYDRINVQKVFAPEHGFRGKADAGEAIADGKDVKTGIPIISLYGKNKKPSPEQLNGIDVVIFDIQDVGARFYTYISTLHYVMEACAEANIPVILLDRPNPNGHYIDGPILEPEHKSFVGMHPVPVVYGMTIGEYGKMINGEKWLANGIQCNLTVIPLENYTHQSTYSLPIKPSPNLPNDVSINLYPSLCFFEGTNVSAGRGTDKQFQIYGSPHLEKTDFSFTPQPNEGAKHPKHKEKMCFGEDLSTSERLVNLNLSWLVKAYKQSPKKDFFNAFFTKLAGTKKLQGQIEQGLSEEEIKASWQEGLNDFKKVREQYLLYE; the protein is encoded by the coding sequence ATGAAGCTTACTTTTAATTACGTTTTTTTACTTTTTTTAGTATTCAGTTTTCAATTTTCTTCTTGTGCACAACAACAAAAAAAATCAACTACTAAAGAAGTGCCAATACAAGAACAGCCAAAAACAATTAAAACGGGTGCTGATAGAACTACAGCTTACCTTCCTCTTTTAAAGAATAAAAATATTGCCATAGTTGCAAATCAAACTTCCGTATTGCAAGTGTTACAACGAGCTGAAGTTGCCCCCAACATTATGGGGTCTGAAATGGTACAACATCACTTAGTAGATTATTTACATAGTTACGATAGAATTAACGTTCAAAAAGTATTTGCTCCTGAGCATGGTTTTAGAGGAAAAGCTGATGCTGGTGAAGCCATAGCTGATGGAAAAGATGTAAAAACAGGGATTCCAATTATTTCGTTGTACGGAAAAAACAAGAAACCTTCGCCTGAACAATTAAACGGAATTGATGTTGTTATTTTTGATATTCAAGATGTAGGCGCACGTTTTTACACCTATATCTCTACGTTACATTATGTGATGGAAGCTTGTGCCGAGGCAAATATTCCTGTAATTTTATTAGATAGACCAAACCCAAACGGACATTATATTGACGGACCTATTTTAGAACCTGAACACAAAAGTTTTGTAGGCATGCACCCTGTTCCTGTAGTTTACGGAATGACAATTGGTGAATACGGTAAAATGATTAATGGTGAAAAGTGGTTAGCAAATGGTATTCAGTGTAACTTAACCGTAATTCCGCTAGAAAATTACACACATCAATCAACATATAGTTTACCGATAAAACCATCGCCTAATTTACCGAACGATGTTTCAATAAACTTATACCCTAGTTTATGTTTTTTTGAAGGAACCAATGTGTCTGCTGGAAGAGGAACAGATAAACAATTTCAAATTTATGGTTCACCACATTTAGAAAAAACTGATTTTAGTTTTACACCACAACCCAATGAAGGTGCAAAACATCCAAAACATAAAGAAAAAATGTGTTTTGGGGAAGATTTAAGCACTTCTGAACGTTTAGTTAACCTAAATCTTAGTTGGTTAGTGAAAGCCTATAAGCAGTCTCCTAAAAAAGATTTTTTCAATGCTTTTTTTACCAAACTAGCAGGAACTAAAAAACTACAAGGACAAATTGAACAAGGACTTTCTGAAGAAGAAATCAAAGCAAGTTGGCAAGAAGGTCTAAATGACTTTAAAAAGGTACGTGAACAGTATTTGTTGTATGAATAG
- a CDS encoding FG-GAP repeat domain-containing protein gives MKKFYFTIFLLISSFSFAQFPFEKLPSTEYKEYKNWKLYDWLDTKNTIHHTLTIDSFFDNKKSLTVQLTSLLTYFENTSTIRLFRNKKEICKFPESMLFSTINTGHDPIYVGDINGDGLEDIKMIIPYMGNGISAMNVRVIYLFQTQDSTFHKISFTDKMDTIRPEYDFDGDGNHEIITMTLTNYSNHNYWTFNIFEYKEGELKNVNNKANYPIMVQFLNKKNYTITNKIKREEMKKFSFNLPKDYKSK, from the coding sequence TTGAAAAAATTTTACTTCACTATATTTCTCTTAATTAGCAGCTTTTCGTTTGCTCAATTTCCTTTTGAAAAACTTCCTTCTACAGAATATAAAGAATATAAGAACTGGAAGCTTTACGATTGGTTAGACACAAAAAATACGATACATCACACACTTACTATTGACTCTTTTTTTGATAATAAAAAGAGCTTAACAGTTCAATTAACCTCTTTACTTACTTATTTCGAAAACACTTCTACGATTCGCTTATTTCGTAATAAAAAAGAAATCTGCAAATTTCCAGAAAGCATGTTATTTTCAACAATAAATACAGGTCACGATCCTATTTACGTTGGAGATATAAATGGTGATGGTCTGGAAGACATAAAAATGATAATTCCGTATATGGGTAATGGTATTTCAGCAATGAATGTTAGAGTAATATACTTATTTCAAACACAAGACTCTACCTTCCATAAGATTTCTTTTACTGATAAAATGGATACTATTCGACCAGAATACGATTTTGATGGAGACGGAAACCATGAAATTATTACAATGACCTTAACAAATTATAGCAATCATAATTATTGGACATTTAATATTTTCGAATACAAAGAAGGTGAATTAAAAAACGTTAATAATAAAGCTAATTATCCTATTATGGTACAATTTCTTAACAAAAAGAACTATACAATTACCAATAAAATTAAAAGAGAAGAAATGAAAAAATTCTCTTTTAATCTTCCTAAGGACTACAAGAGCAAGTAA
- a CDS encoding PLP-dependent cysteine synthase family protein, with protein sequence MKRHQGITNSIIDLVGQTPMIQLHRITQDLPGTYYAKVEAFNPGHSAKDRIALHIIETAEQKGIVKEGDIIVETTSGNTGFSLAMISIVKGYRCILAVSDKSSQDKIDMLKSMGAEVHVCPANVTPDDPRSYYEVAKRLHRENPGSIYINQYFNELNIEAHYKSTGPEIWEQTDGKVTHVVAASGTGGTISGTARYLKEQNPDIQILGVDAMGSVIKKYHETGEFDSNEISPYKIEGLGKNLIPTSTDFDVVDVYEKVSDKEAALKARELVKAEGIFAGYTSGAALQATQQYADNGFFDENSVVVVILPDHGSRYMNKIYSNKWMKEQGFL encoded by the coding sequence ATGAAAAGACATCAAGGTATTACCAATTCAATAATAGATTTAGTAGGTCAAACCCCCATGATTCAACTGCATCGAATTACCCAAGACTTACCGGGTACGTATTATGCAAAAGTTGAAGCTTTTAACCCAGGTCACTCTGCTAAAGATAGAATTGCATTGCATATCATAGAAACAGCAGAACAAAAAGGAATCGTAAAAGAAGGAGATATTATTGTTGAAACAACATCTGGTAACACAGGGTTTTCATTGGCAATGATTAGTATTGTAAAAGGATATCGATGTATTTTGGCAGTGAGTGATAAGTCTTCTCAAGACAAAATAGACATGTTAAAGTCTATGGGAGCAGAAGTACATGTTTGTCCTGCAAATGTTACTCCTGACGATCCTCGTTCGTATTACGAAGTAGCTAAAAGATTGCATAGAGAAAATCCAGGGTCTATTTATATCAATCAGTATTTTAATGAACTAAATATTGAAGCACATTATAAGAGTACGGGACCAGAAATTTGGGAACAAACCGACGGAAAAGTAACTCACGTAGTTGCAGCAAGCGGGACAGGAGGAACGATTTCTGGAACAGCACGTTATTTAAAAGAACAAAATCCTGATATTCAAATTTTAGGAGTCGATGCGATGGGCTCAGTGATTAAAAAGTATCATGAAACAGGTGAGTTTGATTCAAATGAAATTAGTCCCTATAAAATAGAAGGTTTAGGTAAAAACTTAATTCCAACTTCTACTGATTTTGATGTAGTAGATGTGTACGAAAAAGTATCAGATAAAGAAGCGGCTTTAAAAGCCAGAGAATTAGTGAAAGCAGAAGGTATTTTTGCGGGATATACTTCAGGAGCAGCCTTACAAGCTACACAACAATACGCAGATAACGGTTTTTTTGATGAAAATAGTGTAGTAGTCGTAATTTTACCAGACCATGGTTCTCGTTATATGAATAAGATTTATTCTAATAAGTGGATGAAAGAGCAGGGGTTTTTATAG
- a CDS encoding S9 family peptidase, which produces MNKDIKAPVAEKQPTKLEKHGDIRTDDYFWMRLTDAQKNAEVKDEQTQKVYDYLNAENAYYEEMTKETKEFQEELFQEMKGRIKEDDESVPYKKDGYFYITRYEKGQQYPIYSRKKETLEAEEEIMFNVNNEAKGYDYFQLGGLNVSPDNKMTAFATDTVSRRQYFIRIKNLETGKIYKDIIENTTGGSVWANDNKTLFYAKKDPVTLRSSKIYKHTLGSDASLDELVYEEKDDTFGAFVTKSKSKDYIIIGSYSTVSTEYHVLDANNPDGELQIIQPRERDLEYEVAHYGDHFYIKTNKDGATNFKLMKTPVDKPGKENWVDVIPHREDTLFEDFSIFKDYLVLEERNEGLNKIRIKRWDGTEDYYLPFEEETYSAGVYGNPEFDTEVIRYSYNSMTTPSSVIDFNMKDRSKEVKKEQEVLGGKFDKNNYVSKRIWVPARDGKKVALSIVHHKDTKLDKNTPILQYAYGSYGYTINDGFSTTRLSLLDRGFVYALAHIRGSQYLGREWYEDGKMLNKKNTFTDFIDCSKYLIDNGYTSPEHLYAMGGSAGGLLMGAIVNMNPELYNGIIAAVPFVDVISTMLDDSIPLTTGEYDEWGNPNNKEYYDYIKSYSPYDQVEAKAYPNMLVTTGLHDSQVQYWEPAKWVAKLRELKTDNNMLFLHTNMEAGHGGASGRFDALKETAEEYTFFLMLEGKLKK; this is translated from the coding sequence ATGAATAAAGATATCAAAGCCCCAGTTGCTGAAAAGCAACCAACTAAGTTAGAGAAACACGGAGATATACGTACTGATGATTATTTTTGGATGCGTTTAACTGATGCTCAAAAAAATGCAGAAGTTAAAGACGAACAAACTCAAAAAGTATACGATTACTTAAATGCAGAGAACGCTTATTATGAAGAAATGACAAAAGAAACTAAAGAGTTTCAAGAAGAGTTATTTCAAGAAATGAAAGGGCGCATAAAAGAAGATGATGAGTCAGTACCATACAAAAAAGATGGATACTTTTACATAACTCGTTATGAAAAAGGACAGCAATATCCTATTTATAGCCGTAAAAAAGAAACTTTAGAAGCAGAAGAGGAAATCATGTTCAATGTGAATAATGAAGCAAAAGGATATGATTATTTCCAGCTAGGAGGGTTAAATGTGTCGCCAGATAATAAAATGACAGCTTTTGCTACAGACACAGTTAGTCGTCGTCAATATTTTATTAGAATTAAAAACTTAGAAACTGGTAAAATCTATAAAGATATTATTGAAAATACCACTGGAGGTTCTGTATGGGCTAATGATAATAAAACGTTGTTTTATGCTAAAAAAGATCCTGTAACGTTACGTTCTTCAAAGATTTACAAACACACATTGGGTTCTGATGCATCTTTAGATGAATTAGTGTATGAAGAAAAAGACGATACGTTCGGAGCTTTTGTTACCAAATCAAAATCTAAAGATTATATCATAATAGGTTCGTATAGTACTGTTTCAACAGAATATCATGTATTAGATGCTAATAATCCTGATGGAGAATTACAAATAATTCAACCACGTGAGCGTGATTTAGAATATGAAGTAGCACACTACGGAGATCATTTTTATATTAAAACCAATAAGGACGGAGCAACCAATTTTAAGTTGATGAAAACTCCTGTAGATAAGCCTGGGAAAGAAAACTGGGTAGATGTAATTCCACATAGAGAAGATACCTTATTTGAAGATTTTTCAATTTTTAAAGACTATTTAGTTTTAGAAGAAAGAAACGAAGGATTGAATAAAATCCGTATTAAACGATGGGATGGAACTGAAGACTACTACTTACCTTTTGAAGAAGAAACCTATTCAGCAGGAGTATATGGTAACCCTGAATTCGATACAGAGGTAATTCGTTACTCATATAATTCAATGACAACTCCAAGCTCTGTGATTGATTTCAATATGAAAGACAGGTCAAAAGAAGTTAAAAAGGAGCAAGAAGTTTTAGGAGGAAAGTTTGATAAAAATAATTATGTAAGCAAGCGTATATGGGTACCTGCACGAGATGGTAAAAAAGTAGCGTTATCAATTGTACACCATAAAGATACGAAGCTTGATAAAAATACACCAATCTTACAATATGCGTACGGTTCTTACGGATATACAATTAATGATGGGTTTTCAACAACACGTTTAAGTTTATTAGATCGTGGATTTGTATATGCTTTAGCGCATATTAGAGGAAGTCAGTATTTAGGACGTGAGTGGTATGAAGATGGTAAAATGTTGAACAAGAAAAATACATTTACCGATTTTATTGATTGTTCTAAATATTTAATTGATAACGGTTATACATCTCCAGAGCATTTATATGCTATGGGAGGTTCTGCAGGAGGTTTATTAATGGGGGCTATTGTAAATATGAATCCTGAGCTATATAACGGAATCATAGCTGCGGTGCCTTTTGTTGATGTAATTTCTACCATGCTAGATGATAGTATTCCATTAACTACAGGTGAATATGACGAATGGGGGAACCCGAATAATAAAGAATATTACGATTATATTAAGTCGTATTCTCCATACGATCAAGTTGAAGCAAAAGCATATCCAAATATGTTAGTAACTACAGGTTTACATGATAGCCAAGTGCAGTATTGGGAGCCAGCAAAATGGGTAGCGAAACTACGTGAATTAAAAACAGATAACAACATGTTATTCTTACATACTAATATGGAAGCAGGTCATGGAGGAGCCTCAGGAAGGTTCGATGCTTTAAAAGAAACAGCAGAAGAATATACGTTCTTTTTAATGTTAGAAGGTAAGTTAAAAAAATAA